The Dokdonia sp. 4H-3-7-5 genomic interval AATTTTTATGATTACAAAGGTAGAAACCTAGCTCGCGGAAGCATGATGGGAGCTTGGATTGATCTTACTACACGTAAAACCATCGGACTACCAGAAGCATTAACGCCTATGCTCGAAAATGCACCAAAAACACCAGACTTTAAAGTCCTTACTAAGGAAGACATGCGCTCACATGGGCAAATGCCTATAGATAAGTAATAGCAGGCATAATAATGAAATCCCGGGTATACAATGTACAAACGCATTATAAACCCGGGATTTTTTATTTATTGTCCAGGCATATCATAGAAAAACTGCTCCTGTACAATTTTTCCATCTTTTACTTGATATACGGCAAGCTCAGATGTTTGTGAACGCTGCTGACTAGGTTTATGTGTAGTATCCATATCAAAACGCACAGAAAACCAATTATCTGCTACTGTAGGCTCGCTTGCTTTACTGCTGTGTACTTCAAAAGTGTTTTCCCACCATTCTCCTTTCTTTGCAACTTCTTGCATTCCTTCTGCACGCGCGTTTTCTGCCCAAGCTGGTTCTAAACTTACAATATTAGGGCTGTATAATTCCTTATAGCAACGTTCATAATTCCCTTCATTACACCAGCTCACTAAATTATTTGCAATTTCATTAGTTTTCATAAGTATTTGATTTTAAGTTGTTAGCAATAAATGTAGTGAAGTTTTTTTTAGAAATATGTGTACTAATTATGTTAATTTTAAAATAAGTGTTAAAAATTTTAACACTTATTTACTATATTTAGCAATATCTAGTTTACAAAAACATAGTTGTGAGGGGAGTTTGCTGAGATTTTGACGGAGGTCAAACCTATAGAAGCTTAATTTAACTTTTCAATATTAGTGTAGATTGATAACGATCACTTAATAAAATATAATAATATTTACGCTTAGTACATGCTACCGAATTTAATTTTTAAATGGATTATGCTGTTTATATTCCGTCATTTTAATCTGGCGTATAAATGGTTTAAAAAACATATTTGCTACAGTACGACGGTGTTTTATATAACACCTTAAGTGCTCTGGTATTGCTCCTAGAGTACTTTTGATTTCAGATGCAGTTCTACCTAAGTTAATGTCTTTCACCCCTAGTAAAAGACCTAATCGAATATAATCGTTTAACATTCTTGGGTAGATGGCATCTGTTTTATTTGTAGTATAATCAATCCCCACATAATGAGCACTGAGCTGTTCGTTATGTAAAAAAGCGGTTGAAAATCCTACTATTTCCCCTTTCTTACTATAGGTGCTAATGATTACATTTTCGGGAAACCGCTCTTTAAGTAATGCGTAGGTTTCAATGTCAATAAAAGCAGTGTTAAACAAGGCTTTCTCTGCAACATCTAGATATAAGGATTTAAGTTTTTCTTTATGGGTTCTTATTTCGTTTGCGGTAAGTGAAGTCTTTACAAGAGCGTTACTAGACGAGTCTGCCTTATTAACTTTTATACGGTATTTTGATTTTAAAGAGCCTTTATATTCCTCAAAATTTTTCCAAGTAACATGTATGTGCATGTTAGGTTCGACGGCAAATGATTGAAAGTGCTGTTTTTCTACTACACTTGCAGCGGTGTCTTGTGTGGCATTAAAGTCTTTTAAAAAACAAACACTTGACTTAGTGGTTTTTTGTAGTGTTTTAAGCTTTCGCGAAAGCGTATTATATATACGTCTCCTATCTATTCCTTTTTTGATCCACATTCCATACTCACCGCTTAGGAAAACGTTTCCACAAACTAGAATGTGCGTTTTTTTATTGCTTAGGTAGCATTGTACAGATTTGGCTAGTTTTTGATAGTAGGGAAGATTGCTCGGTGCGCCTTCAAGAGAGACACGTACCCGCTGGAGAATAGCAATAGCGATAGGTTGCTCTTTACTCGTGAAAACCAAATATCGATAATCTATCGTGCTATTTGCCTCTTCAAAAGAAGCCAAAAATAGTTTTGAAAAGTAAAAGGTTTGATCACAACCTAACTCTATGAAGGTCGTGTCAGGGATGTCGTTTATAGTAAAGTACTC includes:
- a CDS encoding nuclear transport factor 2 family protein; amino-acid sequence: MKTNEIANNLVSWCNEGNYERCYKELYSPNIVSLEPAWAENARAEGMQEVAKKGEWWENTFEVHSSKASEPTVADNWFSVRFDMDTTHKPSQQRSQTSELAVYQVKDGKIVQEQFFYDMPGQ
- a CDS encoding peptidogalycan biosysnthesis protein yields the protein MPKIITQEYFTINDIPDTTFIELGCDQTFYFSKLFLASFEEANSTIDYRYLVFTSKEQPIAIAILQRVRVSLEGAPSNLPYYQKLAKSVQCYLSNKKTHILVCGNVFLSGEYGMWIKKGIDRRRIYNTLSRKLKTLQKTTKSSVCFLKDFNATQDTAASVVEKQHFQSFAVEPNMHIHVTWKNFEEYKGSLKSKYRIKVNKADSSSNALVKTSLTANEIRTHKEKLKSLYLDVAEKALFNTAFIDIETYALLKERFPENVIISTYSKKGEIVGFSTAFLHNEQLSAHYVGIDYTTNKTDAIYPRMLNDYIRLGLLLGVKDINLGRTASEIKSTLGAIPEHLRCYIKHRRTVANMFFKPFIRQIKMTEYKQHNPFKN